gtacatagtgagttcgaggccagcctggtctgaagagtgaaaccctgttttaaaaaaaagacattgggAAAACAAAGCTCTTCTCTGTATAACAGGTAtctgccctcacttcctcccCCAATTCTggttttcctgtttctctgatgCATCCATGACCAGTAAAGGATATGTGGATGGAAGAGAAGGGAATCATGTCGGCCATGCCCTGCAGCACACCCTGCTCCATCTTCACAGCGGGTAGGAGAGGCCGGCTTTCCAGGTGGACAGGGGCAAAAGACGCGGGGAGCTGCTGCTGGCTCAAAACCCAGGGCTGCTGGGCAGACTCTGGGGAGGTCTGACTTTGGGAAGATGAGGCCTGGGGAGGGCTGCTACTCCAGTGGCCATCGGGTCCACGGCCCAGAAGCTGGCTGAGAATCTGATTGTCCCAGATGTGGGAAGGCTCGGCTGTCAAGGGACAGTTTGACAGGGGACTCTGATACGATTTGGGGACTGCTCGCGGAGAGACGGGACACTTAGGAGAATCTAGAGGCGTAGCCAGTGATGATGTGCCCAAGAGAACCCCAGCTTGTGGCCGGGCCCTCCGAGGCAGGGTAGCAAGAGCAAGCAGGTCCTTATAGGCACTTCTCCCTGGAGGTGAGAGCTGGCTCCCGCCCTCTGCTGCTAGCCCCTGGCAGCTTCCTTCCGGCTgggtgaggtggctcaggggaTCCAGTAGCACCTGTTGTAACACTGCGTCCACAGCCTGGGACACGGCCCTGTTTAGTTCTGCCCTCAGAGTCTCCACTAAAGCCCGTGGTCCAGGAGGATGGAGCATGGGCTCCTCTGACGGCTGTGGAACCTCGGCGGCTCTGGGTTCCACTGCTCCACAGATGTCCTTGTTAGAACTCTGGTGGGGGTTGCTCTCCATGGTCCAGGGGCTAGACAGGAAGCTGTTCCTCTGCTTTGCCCTCAGGGGGCTTCTTTGCTGAGTCCCTCCTGGGCCCTGCACTGGGGCTCTGGGCTCAGCGGCTTGTAGGACATGCTCCTGCAGATGTCTTAGCTGTTGCTTCAGTAGATGGAGCTGTTCTTTCACCCGGGCGCCCCCCTTCTTGGGCCCTCGATCCCAGGCAGGACCTGATTTCAGGGGACCCTGGTGCATGGGAaggctctgcttcctcttcctctcccggGCCTTTTCTGGATAACAGGAGCTCTCCCTGGCTCGCGCACTGCCCGACACCAAGGGACCAGGAGAGAGACACATGCCTCGGACAATAGTCTCTACTCTGGCCCTCTTGGCCTGGATGTGCTCATCCCCAAACCAGTCGGCATCAGTGAGGCTGGAGCTAGGCAGCTGACCACTGAGAACGGAGGCGTCTCCGCTCAGCTCTGCTGTGGGTGGGCTGCTCTCGCGTTCCATGCAGGTTTCTGCTAGGTGGGACTGAGGAGAAGGTAAGACAGGAGGTGGATCCATCACCTGCCTCCTCGGGTGCTTGTGTGTGCAGACCTCCCTGAAGGAGCTCAGGGCCTTTGAGTGCCCCGCTGAATTGAGCAGCCAGAGGTGTGCCAGCCGTGCTGAAGGTCGGCCTCACACTCAGAGGGGTGGAAACTAGCTGCCTCAGGGATTCAGGAAGGCCAGGACCACAGAACCTGGGGCAGACTCCTGAaatgaaagacaggaagaaaacagtAGATAACCAATCGGAGCGAGGCTTCGCAAACTTGAATATGCAAAAGGATCACCTTGGGAGCTTGAACAAGGACAGCTTTCAATCCAGTCAGTCTGCATTTCTAACCCAGCTCCTGGGTCATAGTCATTGGGGCCCCACTTCGAGAAGCTTCCAAAAGTGAAGCTCTTGGGGTTGGGGAATGTGTGGGGGGGCAGAATAATCAATACTAGTggcagcagggtgtggtggtgcacacatctagtcccagcactcatgaaggGGAGGCAGATAGTCTCTGTGAATTagagcccagtctggtctacatgagttccaggacagccagagccacacagtgagaccctgtgtccaaaCAACAGCCAATGACGATGGAGGCCAAGCCAACAGCTCGCTCACCTTCCCTGGGCTCTGAGCAGGGCAGAGGGATCCGCTAGATCACACACAACACTAGTGAGTAGCAAACTAAGCCTAGTCAGGTCCAGAGTGGGCCAGAGCAACAGAGTCACCTGGTCACTCATGTAAAACAGCAGCACCCATTGGTCCAGTTAGAATAAATGGGACCCTGGCCGTGGGTCTTacatagcccagactagccttgaacttactatgtagctgagagtcACTCTGAACgtctgattctcttgcctgtccctcccaggtgctgagaaaACATGCCTGCACTCTACCAACTGCGCTACATCCccgtatttgtttggtttttaagacagtgtctcgaGATAGTCCATGTGCCCTTGACCCCGAAATCCTGCTGCTTCAGGTGCCCAAGTATTGGGAGCTTCCGCACCTGAACCCAAGAATCTTacttgaaacaagtttgagaGTCGTTGCCATGTGACCAAACTGCTGCCCTGGATCCTTGAAACCAGATGGCGCATTGTTAGTTTAACCATCTACACCATGACTACTTACGGAGCACCTGTTTGGATCAGGCCTCCTGTGCAGCCGGAGGGCTGGAAGACCGGCCGTCGGGGTACCACGTGTAGTGCAGGTCAGTTGAAGAAAGAAGACATCCCACGATGAAATTGTAAGGCctatgtggcagcaggaaggtccagcctcttctgatggactgaACTCCTGAACAGCCTTCCAAAgacatatttattgattgttacacaaagtaACAAGGTCCCTAATCTAATTTACATGTCTTACTAAAGGAGAGCATCACATGCCCTCATGACTTTAGGCCTTTATTATGTGTCCTTTGTAATACACAATACAAGAACCTCAGGTGTGCCTGAGGCATCTTGTGACCAGTGTCATGGGATGGTTACAGTGCCCCTTCAGCAAAACAATCAGTGTTTTCCACagggattcttcaaggtcaaagaaCTTCTAAAAAACCCCAGATAGAGTGACTGCTGAATTCCCACAACAGCTGGGGGTCTGCTCTCAGGATCCTGTTGGTCTAGGAGGGAAGCAGAAGCCCGTTTCTAGGTGTGAAACCTGCTGTGAGGACAGCATGCCAAGAGCAGAGATTGGGAGAAGAGCTAAGAGGGAGCTGTTTTCGAAAAGCCACCAGGAAATGTTCTGTCCACCCAGAGTCTACCCAGGAGGCCATGCAGAGAGCAATCCCAATGAACCGGTTGTCCCACGGGGAGCCTCACTGTGTCTCACGCCTGCCGTGGGCCTGGGTTATTTCCCCATTTTGCAGACAGGTAAGTGTGGGCTTTGTGACGTTACTTTGTGACGTTAGTTACTAAAATCCCAAGTTGCCTGACTCCCAGCGGCCTCCATTTGAGAGATGGGTTTCTCTCTCCGTTAAGCAGATTCGCCATTTTCTACAGGAGATAAAGGAATTCATTTCCCTTCTACAAACATCGTGTTTGCCCCTCTTGAACCAAATCCTGGctgaaggggctgaagagatggctcagctgtgaagTGCTCAccacacaagcacaaggacccccagaacccacataaagtcCTGTTTGCgtggtgtgtgcctataatcccaccactggggaggcagagaccggacctggctggccagctagtctagcctaatCAGTGAACTCCAAATTattcaaccacacacacacacacacacacacacacacacacacactcacaatacactctcacatacacacacctgcagaccacacacacacactcacacacacacatattcactcacactcacagaccacacacacacactctcacaatacactctcacacattcacaccacacacacactctcacacacacacattcactcacagagacacacacacatactcatacacacacacattcacacacatcatcacagacacacacatactcatacacacacacacacacattcactcacagacacacacacatactcatacacacacactcacacacacattcactcacagagacacacacatactcatacacacacacattcactcacagagacacatacatacttatacacacacacacattcactcacagagacacacacatactcatacacacacacacacacattcactcacagagacacacacatactcatacacacacacattcactcacagagacacacacatacttatacacacacacacacacacacacacaccacacacacattcactcacagagacacacacatactcatacacacacacacacacacacattcactcacagagacacacacatactcatacacacacacacacacacacacacacactactggcAGCCGAGAGCTGACATTTCTGCCCACTACTATCCCGAGGCTGATTCTTCTGATGGTTTGTAGGCCTCCAGTGACATCTACCCTCGGCTTTAGCCTCCCCCTCAGGCTGCCAGATGCCAGGTAGAGACACTCAAGTTCCCCATGCTCTGCCAAGGAGCAGAGGGCAGTGATACCCGCAATGATGTCATAGGGGAATACACCCTAACAAAGTTAGGATCTTCAGTCAGATTAATTAGGAGAGTCTCATTTTGAGTAAGACAtttgtaaattattaaaataaagatcCAAGTGTGATAGCTCAAGCCTCTaaccccagcatgtgggagagagaagcaggaggatctccatgagtttcaggccatcctggtctctatagtgagttctaggttagccaGGGGCtagtatagtgagaccctgtctcaaaaatacttttaattaaagAGGTAAAAAATAGATGGACTTGGGAAATTAACAGACTGAAAACTTCATTATTGTTACATTCGTAATAATAATGATTTGTCCCTGGAGAAATGTTCCTTAACTTCCTGTGACAATTTGACCCTGAGTATTATAATGTATAtgtgaaaagtatttttaatacttatctttttatttatgtgtgtgcatgtgcacgtgtgctcctgcgtgtgtgtgtgtgtgtgtgtgtgtgtgtgtatgtgtgtgtgaagacatgtgctcctgtgtgtgtgtgtgtgtgtgtatgagaagacatgtgctcctgtgtgtgtgtgtgtgtgaaggcatgtgctcctgtgtgtgtgtgtgtgaagacatgtGCTCctctgtgtgggtgcacatgtgtgcagatgcacaggccagaagggggctttAGATCCCCCAGAGCAGAGTTCTAGGTAGTTCTGAGCTGTCTGATAgaggtgctggaactgaactctggtcctcttcaagagcagcaagccactgagccagctctccagcccctaacataataatttttattttaaatgtatgagtgCAAATAAACATTGCCTTCTTAAGCAGTAAGGAGGGATGAGATCTCCTATATATGTGAGTGCTATAATCTCCCTTTTGGTTAATGATGTTTTCTCCATGACATAGCCAtgacaataattttctttttttttaaattctcctttttaaaaaaatttatttcatgtgcattgatgtgagggtgtcagatcccctggaactggagttatagacagtttgtgagctgccatgtgggtgctgggaattgaacccaggtcctcggggagagcagccagtgctcttaaccactgagccatctctccagccctgacattaattttctaaatgcttATGTCTGTCCACAGAGTCAAAGTCGTCCCTGACTTCCCACCAACTGTCAGCTTGTCTCGGCGCCCTGTGAACACAGTCCTGACAGAATGCTGACCTTTGTATTTTGGGCGGTCATATCCCTCTGCCCTCCATGCCCTTGCATGAATGGTTCTTCCTACTTCTGTTGTTTGCCCTGGCTGTGAGGAGGGCTACCCACCAGCCCCACACCTGGCCTTTCAAAAAATACAACAGATATGTCATCCCATCTCTGAAAACATCAACTCTCTTTCCATATAGGTTTCGGGCTCCCTCCTTGTGGCCTCCAGGAGAGCCTGATTGCCAATTTTCATCCAATAGATGTTGGCTGATGGGTTGAGTTCTTCTGTAGACACTTGATCTTACCAATCTTTTCATCTTCTTAGTTGTGACTCTGCAAACCCTCATGTTCCACTGTGGTAGtctgaatataattggcccccataatctcatagggattggcactattagggggcGTGGCTTTATTagtgtgggtgtggccttgttggcaaaagtgtgtccctgtgggggcgggctttgaggtttcttatgctcaggatactgcccagtgagtGAGTCGATTTCCTGTTGCCGGCAAGAAGTAGCcgtctcagctccagcaccacctctgcctgcacaccgccatgctccccgtcatgacgaacctctgaaactattaGCCGCCACTccactgaaatgttttctttgtaagagttgctgtggtcacggtgtctcttcacagcaataaaatcctaagaCACACATCCATAGATTCAATCACCTGGGTTGAAAATACtcctttaaaaaaaggatttttttttttagaggggctggagaaatgactcagtagttgagagcacatactgctctctctctctctctcttttttttttggttttttgagacacggtttctctgcatagctttgtgcctttcctggatctcacttggtagcccaggctggcctcaaactcacagagatccttctggctctgcctcccgagtgctgggatcaaaggtgtgcgccaccaccgcccggcccacacattgctcttgtaaaggaactgagtttgattcccagcacccatgtcagctGGCTCACAAAGGCCtgtaaactccagctccaaagagaTTTAATGCCCCTGGCccccatgggtacctgcactcatgtgcacataacccccatctcacacacacacacacacacacacacacacacacacacacacacacttaaaaatagtaaaaattggAACCAGTCCCCTCAGACACCAAAGGGTGACTGTCCTTTATTTCCGCTCCTTTAAGCTCCTGTGACAGAGCCCTGTTCATGGAacaaagcaagcctttaatcccagcatgtgggaagcaAAGGCGGGCCATCCTGGCCTACAccatgagttccagactagctagGGttatatgtgagaccctgtctcaaaagaaaacaacattttttgttgtttttgttttttgagacaggatttctctgtgtggctttgggtaccctggaactcactatgtagaccaggttagcctcaaactctcagagatccacctgcctcttcctcccaagtgctgggattaaaggtgtgtgccaccactggtcagctttaaaagaaatttttaattaaaaaaataaaagtagatgaCTTGGAAAATGAGCAGAAAGATGAAGCTAGGTGGATGGATTAACTGTACAGAGAACTGCACACCGCCTTTGCCAAATCTCTTCGTGGGCTGCTTAGATTACCGTACCGCTGCTGAGGGCCCATAGAGCCGGTGCGCGCCAGGAGGCAGGACCGAGGTAAGACGCAGCAACACCGAGGCTGAGCCAGGGGTTTGTGTTCATatgcatttgttttgcttttattttttgtttgtttgtttgttttgagacagaaactCACTATGTTACTCcggctggcctggaccttgctacatagaccaggctggccttgaagtcacagagatccacctgctgacACCTcccatgctggggttaaaggagtaACCCCACCACTGGgccacagtgttttttttttaatcattcgtTCGTTTATTGGCGTGGGAGGGGAGGAGCGTGCAATGGCGCACACATGAAAGTCCGAGGACAACTTgaaggggtcagttctctccttccaccgcgTGGATCTTTGAGATTGAACTCcgatcaccaggcttggcagcaagcatcttaccTACTCCGCCATCTCGTCAGCCCAAGGCCAGAGTGTGCTTAATGAAGCAACAAGGAACAGAGACACTTTGAGGCTGAAAACCGGAAATCCAGGTTCTATATGGTCAGATGGCCAGCAAAGTTTACAGCCATGTCTGCAGGACAGTCATGGAAACAGAACATCCGTGTGTGCTGAGAAACAAGCGGCCCCTGTGCTGAGTCCAGCATGCCCCGCCCAGAGCCTGTGTCCGGCTGAGCACAGCTGAAGCATGGATACTCCTTGTTTGAAAATTAACTAGCGGCTCTCCCGTATGCACTTGCCCGGCAGCAGATGCAGTCCTTACGACCTTAGAAACAGCTTCATTGCTCTCCTGAGATTGCGAAAAATAGGGGATCATCTTACTCCCCAAATACAGAAATGTattgggaagaaaaatgaaagacttATAATGCTGTCTCTCAGAGAAAAATCACCATGACTAGTTTGGTGTGCTTCGTTTTTCCCCCCCAAATTATTTTCCCTGTGTACAGAGAAATTTGCATAATTTCTTATAATAGTgccattttgaaaatcaaaatggTATTACAGATATAATTCTGTAGAatcccttttcctctttcatgCTAATTAACACCAATTTCAACAATACCATGTAAGCTGACAGTAATTATgttacatttaatatatattaattaattatatgttaataatacatattaatataatttattctaAAGTTCTCTCTTAGTCAGGCGTAGTGACACCtgcttaattccagcacttgggagacagaggcaagtggatctctgtgagttcaaggattgtctggtctacatagaaagttttaagacagccagagctacataatgagacgctgccttgaaaacaaaacaaaacaacaaaaaggttctctctttctctcttgataGCTAAAGTCCATCCTGTCTTTTGCTGGTACTATAGTATAATGTGTATTGTGGGACCCCAAGCCATTTAACTGGCTGTGAGAAATTGGTAGACCTCAATTTTCTCAGTGGTGAGACGGGAAAAACTCTAGTATCTGGGAGCTATTTGAGGATCTGGGGAACCAGCACTGGCATGAATTACAGTTCCCCGTAATGATTGCATGGAAGTGTTAACTATTCTATCATGAATAAACCAGCACGAGCCCTCATACAAATATCTCTGAGAACCTCATCTGggtatttgtttgagacagggcctccctctgtagcccaggctggcctggaactcacagagatccccctgcctctgcctcccgagtgctgggattaatgtccTGAGCTACTGTGCccatctttaacttttttttatttttagatttattcgttttattttatgtgtctgagtgttttgtctgtgcaccaAGATACCTGCGTAGTGCCtctggaggtcaaaagaggtcattggatcctgtggaaatggagttacacatggttgtgagctgctatgtgtgggtgctgggaaccaaacccaggtcctcgcaagagcaggaagtgctcttaagtgctgagccatctctccaggccccctatTTACTTCTCTGGGATATGTTTCTAGAAGTAGTAATACTGAATCAAAGACTAAATATctattacatttttatacattttaccCAAACTGCCCCCAAAAATGTACCAGCGGACCCAGGGTGAACGGAAGAGCGGAAGGAAAACTTTCATTCTGTATAGTCCTACAGAGTACAGTTGAAATTTTATAACAacatgttcatgtgtttgttgCTTCTGTGTatacatacctgtgtgtgtgttcttttaattAGCTCTCAGTTTATTCTCCTGTTAATATATCTCTATGAAAGAACCTGTGGCCTTTATGTCCTCAGCAATGCAACTGACCATTGTGATTTAAGTTTTTGTCCTTGTGATGGCTGAAATGTGTAAGGAGTGATGTCCTGAGTGAAGGTGTATTGTTGACgtgggcacagccatgtcaaggctCTCAATGCCTCGGCAGCATGGGGGTGGTAAAGCCTTCCCTGGGGAATCCTcagggaatggcaaagccttgcTCTGGCCCTGGTGCAAATGTTGATGGTATGTGCAGCAAATTCCATTGTAGCTTTCTCCTTCCAGATGTTCACTGCCTGAAGACTGTTTCCCTGCAGAGACGGCCCCTTcgagattagctaaacctgcccGGTGTTCCCCTGCAGACTATAAGCCCCGCCCCTGTTTATCTGTAATAGCCCTGCCACATTGTCCAGCTGTAAGCAATAGCCCCACCTCTCTGTTCTACTGTATTTAATAAGCATGCTGAGCCTCTGAG
Above is a genomic segment from Peromyscus leucopus breed LL Stock chromosome 14, UCI_PerLeu_2.1, whole genome shotgun sequence containing:
- the Prox2 gene encoding prospero homeobox protein 2 isoform X1 codes for the protein MDPPPVLPSPQSHLAETCMERESSPPTAELSGDASVLSGQLPSSSLTDADWFGDEHIQAKRARVETIVRGMCLSPGPLVSGSARARESSCYPEKARERKRKQSLPMHQGPLKSGPAWDRGPKKGGARVKEQLHLLKQQLRHLQEHVLQAAEPRAPVQGPGGTQQRSPLRAKQRNSFLSSPWTMESNPHQSSNKDICGAVEPRAAEVPQPSEEPMLHPPGPRALVETLRAELNRAVSQAVDAVLQQVLLDPLSHLTQPEGSCQGLAAEGGSQLSPPGRSAYKDLLALATLPRRARPQAGVLLGTSSLATPLDSPKCPVSPRAVPKSYQSPLSNCPLTAEPSHIWDNQILSQLLGRGPDGHWSSSPPQASSSQSQTSPESAQQPWVLSQQQLPASFAPVHLESRPLLPAVKMEQGVLQGMADMIPFSSIHIQEGLSPGHLKKAKLMFFFTRYPSSSLLKAYFPDVQFNRCITSQMIKWFSNFREFYYIQMEKYARQAISDGVTNPKMLTVLRDSEIFRVLNTHYNKGNDFEVPDCFLEIATLTLQEFFRAVSAGKDSDPSWKKPIYKIISKLDSDIPEILKSSNYPQELFRS
- the Prox2 gene encoding prospero homeobox protein 2 isoform X2 — protein: MDPPPVLPSPQSHLAETCMERESSPPTAELSGDASVLSGQLPSSSLTDADWFGDEHIQAKRARVETIVRGMCLSPGPLVSGSARARESSCYPEKARERKRKQSLPMHQGPLKSGPAWDRGPKKGGARVKEQLHLLKQQLRHLQEHVLQAAEPRAPVQGPGGTQQRSPLRAKQRNSFLSSPWTMESNPHQSSNKDICGAVEPRAAEVPQPSEEPMLHPPGPRALVETLRAELNRAVSQAVDAVLQQFNRCITSQMIKWFSNFREFYYIQMEKYARQAISDGVTNPKMLTVLRDSEIFRVLNTHYNKGNDFEVPDCFLEIATLTLQEFFRAVSAGKDSDPSWKKPIYKIISKLDSDIPEILKSSNYPQELFRS